TTTTTTTTCACAGTACCTGTTTGAAGAAGGATTTTTAACATGCCAATATTCATATTGAAAGGTAAATCTAAATTTGAAGCTGTAACCACAAATTAGCCGTCAGATAAATGTTTTCCTACAAAATATGAAGAAATTAAAGTTGGAAGTCTCTCATAGTGGAAACACTCCAAACAATGTCACTAGAACCTCAAAATTGCATTGAATTAGaagtttttaataaatgtactaGTTACTTACTACAAATGTAGCATGCTAATATGTGTTAATtagcaccaaacacaaagtacagttgaGGCTAATGAGTGAGTGTCATTAGTTTAGTTAGTAATTGGTAACAAACTAAAATATTGGATATactgaaattttgacctgatgatggcgctggattaaaagtcagaggatcaccaaagttaatacaattcatcctgaaggGAACGTGAATGtatgtaccaaatttcatgaaaaaaacattcaataatAGCTGAGAAATTTCAACACTACTGGATGGATTTGGGATCACccagtcagtaggattcatcctctaggGATAATGAAAGTCTGTACAAcattttatggcaatccatcaaatatgTTTTAGAGATATATGGACTAAAATGGTAGACGGGCTAACCGATATTGCCACCCCTAGAGCCACGCTACTAGCTTGGCTAAAATTGTGCTGTCTGGATGTACCTTTAAAATTTCAGTAATAACAGTTGAGAGTCCACATTCTCACCTCCATCTTCTCCgtcatcttcctcttcttgttcTTGTAAAGAAAAGCTCATGTTTCCATGTTGtctcactcttcttcttcttggtgTCTCAGAATCCGCAGCAGATTCCAACCTACTTTGTCTTTACCACCATCGCTGGCCTCACAGGTGTCGTGATCACGCTGGCCCTCATCCTCATGATCACCTCCTCCATGGAGGTTATCAGACGCAGCTACTTTGAAGTCTTCTGGTACACGCACCatctcttcatcatcttctttGTCGGACTTGTCTTTCACGGAGCTGGGTAAGGGAAAGGTTTCAGCTAGCTTTTTCTTAAAATGGAATGCTGTTATTGTTAACAGGTTTCACTTGTCTGTCTCATCTTCAGGCGCATTGTGAGGAGTCAACAGACAACAGATCCAGCACACAACACCGCTTTTTGCAAAGACCACAGCGATGAATGGGGACTGATTCCTGAGTGTCCCATCCCTCAGTTTGCAGGAGGGTTCCCACAGGTTCGTCTTTTTTCTTTACTCTTCACTGTTCATCCTCAGCCTTTACCACTAATTACTACCACTAATCCTAAATCTACTGAATTACTACAACTACTAGTACAAATAAAAGTGTCACTGAGTCTCTGTATTTTCCTCATCCCTTTTAGACCTGGATGTATGTGATTGCTCCAATGGTTCTGTATATTTGTGAACGTCTGCTACGTTTCGTTCGTTACATGCAGACAGTCCATTACAGGAAGGTACGTTTGATTCGTGATTCTTCACCTTTGCCCTCTGGGTTGTTCTGCAGGTTATGTTACAGCGACTTTAATCCATTTGCTTCACTCTCAGATTGTGATGCGGCCGTCCAAGGtgctggagctgcagctggtgAAGAATGGCTTCAAAATGGAGGTGGGTCAGTACGTCTTCCTCAACTGCCCGGCCATCTCCCAGCTGGAGTGGCACCCGTTCACCATGACCTCTGCCCCTGAGGAGGACTTTTTCAGCGTCCACATCCGCTCGGCCGGGGACTGGACGGACAAGCTCATCAGCATCGTGCAGAAGCTACCAGAGGGATCGCAGGGACCCAAGTGAGCACTTCTGATTTCATGCTGTCAGGCCACATTGCTATGATTTATTATTCAAGCAGGCGACATTTTTTACCCACTGATCTGATTTTAAAAGGCAGTTGGGTGgaatatataaaagaaaaaatttgCATATTCACAAAGAATTGATTTAAAATCATCATATACCAACAGGATGTCTTTTTTATAGAACATGTTGTGTTAATCATTGTTATTATGTAGTGTGATTTTGATCTACTATTGGGCTGCTGGATACATGAAATTTTTCTGGTGAAAACCTGAACCAGTTTCATCTCAAACTgtgaaaatttaaatttaaatttaaattaaaactaaaattaaataaaaccagaaaagtatgaataaacattttaaagtagaGACATTTAAGCTGCCTTATTATTATGGGAAAGGATCAAATCGCcctgtttcatttttaatttcacagGAATTCCATGAACTTTGAAGGGATTTTTGCCTCAAACCCTGTTTGATAATTAATTAAACTATTGATTGTAGAGCCCTGcatatattttgtttgaatCACTTTGAATCAGTAGTAGATACTGTATAATGATCTACAGTGGTAGATAAAAAACAGTGTTAATACCTCCTGCAAAATGTCAGTGAATCTATTTAAAACCAGTGTTACAAACTGTAACAACAATTGTAgatgttaaatttttttctgaGCATGTTTCTAAGGTCTTCTCATCTATATTGTCTTAAAAGCTTGTCCAGCCCATTCCTGTGAAGGAGACATCTCAGGAATGGCTTGAGTAAATGGCTTCAAATTTGGCACAAAAGTCCACTTGCCCTCAAGGACGAACGTCAACGTAACAATTAATTGGAGCGTGCCTAGCTAATTGTGATCCTGTGAGTGATTTTCACCTACAGCTCGCCTCATAGAGAGgctttgcatttaaaaatggcaggagaaaataaaagcaccaCATTTTGTGTAGCTATACTACAAGGTGACAAGGTTACAACTAGGTAGACTTCTTTgttattttacaacacaaggttgtataatgaaataaagtttgtagttcccttaATGCTACTCACATAAAGCAAAACGTtataaacaaaaattataaaattatatacagaaataaacaattttgcatgatgcagtgctgaggatgaattaaggAGTCTGACGGCCTtagggaaaagctgctctgtagtctAAGTGTGTGACAGCAGATACTTCCCAggaggcagcagggtgaacaggctgtggctgggtgggtactgtcctttagtatcctttgggctctacGTAGGcgcctcaccgatatcactgatgctcaggagatgggtaccaatgatcttctgaacagttttaatcacccgctgcagagccctccggtcctgagTCATACAcctcccatgccagtttgtgatgtttccagtcaggacgCTTTCTATTGCTGCTTTGTAAAAGTTAATAAGAACTTGGCAGGGGAATTTTGCCTTTTTAAGTTTCTTAAGAAATACATCCGCTTCTGAGCTTTCTGCACCAGCGTGGAGATtagagatgaccatgtcaggttctctgtgatgctgattcccaggaacctaaaactgttcacctgctccacctcagctccaccaccatgtagacagtgtgtgtgtctttatctcctttttcctgaaatcagcaatcagctccttggttttgtcagtcagtaggttgttctctgtgcaccactctgcATTTCACgctgatatgaagtctcatcgttgtctGATGTGTTGTATGCAAACTTCTCAATAGAGTTCTCTTCATATCGAAGACATCAGTGTCAAAACTAGTACTGGGgtccatattttatttattaattaattactgtTAAACTTGACCTAAATTGGCTGCCCTCCCTTTTGTGACATCAGGTCGGAGTGCAGATGCCAATATAGTGTGTAGGTCATGTAAAtatgtatttctttaaatacttttttccatgttttggtTGTCGACTGCAGTTTATGTGCCCTCATAACacagcttatttatttttttccctcagaTTGGGCGTGGACGGACCCTTTGGCACAGCCAGTGAGGACGTGTTCGACTATGAAGTCAGCATGTTGGTCGGTGCCGGCATTGGAGTTACTCCCTTTGCCTCTATCCTCAAGTCCATCTGGTACAAGTTCAAAGTCTCCAACCCTAAACTGCGCACCAGAAAGGTAACAACTTAAATTTACTTATGCACCCAACCAGTCTGCTTTTGACATTTAAACCTGTATATTCCTTCCGCTCCGCTGGCACACTGATGCACTTGATTGATGTGAGACAGGACCTGTTGTCTCTTAAATACATAACATGTGTTTTCACAATACACCCATGTTCGAGGGCAAGTTATCAGCAGTTTGGCAAGCTCTTTTGTAAGAGGCTTATTGTTAAACATATTTGCATCTGCTTCCTGGTTTCAGATTTACTTCTACTGGCTCTGCAGGGAAACACACGCCTTTGAGTGGTTTGCTGACCTTCTGCAGGTGCTGGAGAAtgagatggaggagagaggCATGGGGAATTTCCTCACCTACAAACTCTACCTGACTGGATGGGATCAAAgccatgtatgtgtgtgaatcaCAGACCAAAGTACAGATGAACAGTATGAGGTCGTTTCAGGGTAAACTCAGCTGTGCTGTCCATTTTTCACCCAGGCCACTCATGCAAAGGTTCACTTTGACGAGGACACCGACGTGGTCACTGGGCTCAAACAGAAGACTCACTATGGCAGACCCATCTGGGACAAGGAGTTCGAACAAGTCCGCAAAGAGAACCCCACgtatgataaaatattaaattttttaaatatctttaattCCCAATAAAATACAAGAGGTAGACTAATCAATTTAatagtggcagaagaagtattcagatccttttacTTAAGGACCACAAAAGTATCATCAGCAAAATATGCTTTAACAGAAGTAAAACTACTGGTTCTGCAGAAAAAATGGCCTTAGCTGACatattatatgttttatatgaaTAGATCGTTAATACTGAGAATCAATGCAGCATTTGACTGTTATAGTTGGTTGAGATGGAGCTAGTTTTaattactgtatatacagtggtGTAAATTACTTTCACTCAAGTAGCCTATTGActttactttactgtgtttccattttctgcaaaaaaatttaattattgtactttttactccactacatgtatCAGACACATGCGGTTACTAGTTATTTCACAGATAAAgattcatccatcgtcaaccgcttatcctgcgtacggGGACAGATAAAGATTTCACatcaaaatatgatgcattgttcaGTGCACAAAAtctaatttctttcttttctttcttttttacatttgtagaaaCTGTAGAATATTCcatttttctttatattaaGAATCATCGTGTTTTACAAAATcaagtttcatttttttatacTTCTAACACAGCAATTTGgttcattctttcttttttgaagCTACAGCggtacattattttacatttatttggtatttattatatttatagaaCATTGCATACTTAAATGAAAACGACATCTTAACTGAAGATAGAATTATTTCTCTTGAAAATAAGGTTTTGAGGACTTGATTAgacaatatatactgtatataaacaaCATCAAATAAGCAATTCTcggcataatgagtacttttacttttgatactttaagtacatgttGTTGATAaaacttctgtacttttacttaagtcagATTTAGAATGTGGAACTTgtaacatatttatataaagatataCAATTGCTTTTTTTGGCCAACAATTTAATTTGAGATCCACTGGTTAAATCTGAAACATTGTATTTTACAAGCTTATATGTTGTTATCTAAAATATTAACCTGAAATGTAACTAGTAATTACAGCTGTAACATAAATTTAATGAAGTAAAACATTTCTCTCCAAAATGTTGTGGAATAGAAGTATAAAGCAGCTAAAATGGCAATACTCAAGAAAAGTGCCCCAGAATTGTACAAGTACAAGttgagtaaatgttactttcCATCACTGAGACTTTAAGTCTTCATCGTGTTTTTGCTAATGTTTTCAGGTCTGTGGTGGGAACTTTCTTGTGTGGTCCTGCAGTTCTGGCAGAAGTCTTGGAAAAGAAATGTGCTAAATACTCCGACATGGATCCTCGGAAGACCAGATTTTACTTCAACAAGGAGAACTTCTGAGCGAAAACTCAACAGGAAAACAGCATTTGGGCTTTTTGAAGGATAACAGTTGGTAGGCGGGAGGGgtgattttttttcactgtgaAGGAATATTCGTAAAACAATTGGTGATGAAAAAGCTGTCTGACAATCTGGCCCACTAGACAGGTGAGTTCTGGTACACTAGACCAGCACACTGATAAAGAGGCATGTTATTTTATCAGCACTCCTCAGGGACTGACTTTCTTAACACAATGTTTATATAGCCATGCGTCATAACTTTTAAGCTGCATTTCTGGTGAAGCTCTTGTAGCTCCTGAACTAGATTGTTAGATAcaaccaacagtccaacacCCCCAAAAGATTCCGTTTACCCTCAcgcaagacaaagaaaagcagccaaGTGtaacatttaagaagctggagccagcaaaTTTGTGGTATTTTTCTTGAAAAATTACTATTAAATCAGgtaacacattgtttttttctgccagTCAACTAGCTGTTTCAGTTCAGCATATTCTTATCTTTCTTTagcatatttttttccccacttgcTCATGATCAAATacactgtaaataataataataaatgttgcATTATTTAATACATGTGATTGATGTGATAAATGTGTGGTAAACAAAAATTTGTCATATATTTTCCTAGGTTTTACTGATTAAGGAAACAAATTCCTCAGAATCAGTGGATCTGTATTATAACCAATCAAATTCACTGGCATTTCCTTATCAGAATAAGATGATGGTTAACTAGGAGGGAGACTTGCAGTCACGTAGCCCGTGAATCACGTAGCCCGTGATTCCTCTACAGACGTGGAAGGATTTATAGTTATTGAAGGGATTTGTATTATTTCACAATTATTCACCTTTATTATATTTCCAAACTGCTtttgaataaagaaataaaggcaATCAATGtctttttccccctgttttattgacaaaacaatATCAAGACAAACCAGAGTCAATAACATGAAAACAGTCAGCTTTGGAGGAAAAGGATGAAACCCGGTGACGTTCCAGCTCCGGCCTTTTTTATCTGTCCAGCATTCACCTACATTGTTGCCTTAAAAGCACAAACCTTACTctttcacacagaaaacaagacaGTATGATTAAAAAAACCTACAATATTCCAAACTAATGACAGGTCTTCAGACTTGTTCAAGCTGAAGGTGACATGGGTGGAGCAGTTTGCATGTCctgaagaaggaaagaaaacagaatcGTGTTTAAGAAATGACAGAGTTGCTTCATGACGACACAAGAATGCTTAAGAATCTGTGAATTTCCTGGAGGGATGGAAACTGCAGTGAAGTGAAGGAAATAAAGAAACTTCCATCTTGGCCTACCTGAAACCTTTTGAGGCTTTTCCCTCCGTCAGACCATCAAGGTGCCCCACCTGCCGTCTTCTGAATCTGCTCTTTGAGGATGAGGATGCTCTGCCGCTGCTCCGGCGGCAACATAGCGATTTGTTCTGGGGTCAGCTGCAGGACCTGCATAATCAGGGCGGCCTAGACAGGGACAATCAAAAGGCATGTATTACATTTAATTGTCATATTGTAGGTAAAACATGCTTTTCTGCCATCGAAATGATGGAATGAGGAACGTTTCTTGCGTGTCTTCACTGGTGTTCTTGGGTAACACAGAAACATGAGAAGCCTTTATTGTGTTGAAACATCAACAGCTATTGTTGAAGTCAAACAATTGATGCAGCATTTCCATACgccctgctctcctcctcccctaAGGTGTCACTTCAGTGAATGAACAAGCAAAATAAAGGATTAGCATTTTGCTCAGAGGCACTTCAACAAGCTGCTGATGACCCAGAGAACTTCTGGTTACAGATCAAAGTCTCTTTGATGTGTGTCGTCATGTGCAGGTCTCTTCCCTGGCAGCAGACATTAAATATTTAGAGATTGTTATGAAGGCAATTCAAAGCGACTATTTGTCCAGTTTGTTATAATACAGGGCTGACAGATAAAGTGACACCCACCTTCTCCTGGTCCTGTGTGGAGACCTGGCTCTGCCCCGGACTGAAGCCTCCTCCCGATGGAGGAACACCAGAAATACCAGGACCCTGCAGGTCAAACATACTGCTAGTTTACACTATTTATCAGAGGGGTAATGACTGTCCAATTTGAGCAGAAAGGACCATTTCTTTTGCATCTTTCTTCCCTCCTATCACATAGCTTTTATAATGTTTAAGGACAAGTTTATGTACATTTGATCAGTATTTataggctaaaaaaaaaaaaaaaggaaaagaggtTAAAATCCTTGTGATATATCAAATTTAGATACTTTGTATtctacaaaaacaagaaaaagagaagtcttgaaagtttttttttttttttttttttttttttttaaattgcacatAGCCAGTTTCATAagatagaaaaaaataactttggGCAGCCAACATAAAAAAACTAGACAAAGGCATTAGATGCAACTGTTAC
This portion of the Micropterus dolomieu isolate WLL.071019.BEF.003 ecotype Adirondacks linkage group LG19, ASM2129224v1, whole genome shotgun sequence genome encodes:
- the nox1 gene encoding NADPH oxidase 1, translated to MGNWIINNGLSSFILVVWMGINIFLFVFFYLRYYWGDSFFYTRHLLGHALPWARAPAAVLNFNCMLILLPVCRNLLSLLRGSFVCCGRTMRKQLDKNLTFHKLVAYMIALMTAVHMIAHLLNVEWLNNSRQGVYDELSTALSNLADAHNTTYLNPVRITDLNPQQIPTYFVFTTIAGLTGVVITLALILMITSSMEVIRRSYFEVFWYTHHLFIIFFVGLVFHGAGRIVRSQQTTDPAHNTAFCKDHSDEWGLIPECPIPQFAGGFPQTWMYVIAPMVLYICERLLRFVRYMQTVHYRKIVMRPSKVLELQLVKNGFKMEVGQYVFLNCPAISQLEWHPFTMTSAPEEDFFSVHIRSAGDWTDKLISIVQKLPEGSQGPKLGVDGPFGTASEDVFDYEVSMLVGAGIGVTPFASILKSIWYKFKVSNPKLRTRKIYFYWLCRETHAFEWFADLLQVLENEMEERGMGNFLTYKLYLTGWDQSHATHAKVHFDEDTDVVTGLKQKTHYGRPIWDKEFEQVRKENPTSVVGTFLCGPAVLAEVLEKKCAKYSDMDPRKTRFYFNKENF